The proteins below come from a single Edaphobacter acidisoli genomic window:
- a CDS encoding DNRLRE domain-containing protein, producing the protein MGLVRGRVALWAVAVWLCAALPAVAVEATLVADAHVNSAQPQVNSGAISNLNVGGGYTALVQFDLSTLPAGTTAAQISKAVLRLYCNRVDTAGTVSIAPVNGAWGEYSVTYASLPALGSAATTAQVSQAGQYVTVDVTALVQGWVTSPATNNGVALTAATAAVEFDSKENDLTGHAAELDVTLASTGATGPAGPQGLQGVAGAVGPQGPQGIEGPAGPAGAQGLQGVAGPQGLQGPPGPSGGAVTGLNYRGTYNSTATYAVNDFVNYDGSSYISVIAGNQGNVPSSTSLSWALLAQGGTGLIGPQGPVGPQGLQGLTGAQGPVGAQGPSGAAGVNGSPGLVYRGAYSSSTNYSLGDVVFWQGASYASLIAGNLGNTPSSSPADWGVLTAQGPAGPQGIQGVAGPVGAQGLQGATGPVGATGPQGAQGIPGQAGAQGLTGSTGAQGLQGPMGPEGPAGPAGMTFRGTYASTTNYALADGVIYNGSGYVSLVDGNHGNTPDQSPADWALFASGGIGPQGPAGPQGLQGLQGPAGPQGATGATGATGPMGPQGPAVANYTGNYSAATNYGLHDAVSYDGSTYISLVAGNVGNTPSSSPTQWAVLAAQGPAGPAGATGATGLQGPAGTAGAPGATGPAGPPMSFMGEWLSGTSYAVGSAVSYGGSSYIATAANVGREPDVSPAYWAVLSQAGIPGAAGATGAVGPQGPAGAAGVNFRGAWSSATGYLANDAVTFGGSTYLALTGSLASEPDTSPAQWAMLAAKGVAGPTGPAGAAATVSIGTVTTGAAGTQASVTNSGTANAAVLNFTIPQGATGANGSGGGGETSGIPFSSMYHAVSFATSYYSVNNSNASATEGQSVLTWVPAGCTATSLAVYSTQGNTITVTMRQGAPGSMADTALACTASSNASCTVSGSIAVAAGSFVDLSISGANGTAAGVWTALSCN; encoded by the coding sequence ATGGGGCTGGTTCGGGGACGTGTTGCGCTTTGGGCCGTAGCGGTGTGGCTGTGTGCCGCTTTGCCGGCGGTCGCGGTGGAGGCGACGCTGGTGGCCGACGCGCATGTGAACAGCGCGCAGCCCCAGGTGAATAGCGGGGCAATCTCCAATTTGAATGTGGGCGGCGGGTATACCGCGCTGGTGCAGTTTGATCTTTCGACTCTGCCTGCGGGGACGACTGCGGCGCAGATATCGAAGGCGGTGTTGCGACTCTACTGCAACCGCGTGGATACGGCTGGAACGGTGAGTATCGCGCCGGTGAATGGGGCTTGGGGCGAGTACAGCGTGACCTATGCTTCATTGCCTGCGCTGGGGAGTGCGGCGACGACGGCGCAGGTGTCGCAGGCAGGCCAGTATGTGACGGTCGACGTGACCGCGTTGGTGCAGGGATGGGTAACGTCTCCGGCGACGAACAATGGCGTGGCGTTGACGGCGGCAACGGCGGCGGTAGAGTTCGACAGCAAGGAGAATGATCTGACCGGCCATGCGGCGGAGCTGGATGTGACGCTGGCTTCGACTGGTGCGACTGGGCCAGCCGGGCCGCAAGGACTCCAGGGAGTGGCTGGCGCGGTTGGGCCACAAGGGCCGCAAGGAATCGAAGGGCCTGCGGGACCTGCTGGGGCACAGGGATTGCAGGGGGTTGCTGGGCCGCAGGGGCTGCAAGGGCCTCCGGGACCGAGCGGGGGCGCGGTGACGGGGCTGAACTATCGCGGGACCTATAACTCGACCGCTACGTATGCGGTGAATGACTTTGTGAACTATGACGGGTCGAGCTATATCTCGGTGATTGCCGGGAACCAGGGCAATGTTCCAAGTTCGACTTCTTTATCGTGGGCGCTGCTGGCGCAGGGCGGTACGGGGCTGATTGGCCCGCAGGGGCCGGTGGGGCCGCAGGGACTACAGGGATTGACTGGAGCGCAGGGGCCGGTCGGTGCTCAGGGGCCATCTGGCGCTGCGGGTGTGAATGGTTCGCCGGGATTGGTGTATCGAGGGGCGTACTCTTCGTCGACCAATTACTCGCTGGGCGATGTGGTGTTCTGGCAGGGGGCCAGCTACGCTTCGCTGATTGCGGGGAATCTGGGGAACACACCGTCGTCGAGTCCGGCGGACTGGGGTGTGCTGACTGCGCAGGGGCCTGCTGGTCCGCAGGGGATTCAGGGTGTGGCCGGGCCGGTGGGAGCGCAAGGGCTTCAGGGGGCGACGGGGCCTGTTGGTGCAACTGGACCGCAGGGGGCGCAAGGTATTCCCGGGCAGGCTGGAGCACAGGGGTTGACGGGATCAACGGGTGCCCAGGGATTGCAGGGGCCGATGGGGCCAGAGGGACCGGCCGGGCCGGCGGGCATGACGTTTCGCGGGACGTATGCTTCGACGACAAACTATGCGCTGGCGGATGGCGTGATCTACAACGGCTCGGGTTATGTGTCGTTGGTGGATGGCAATCATGGGAACACTCCGGACCAGAGCCCCGCGGACTGGGCGTTGTTTGCTTCGGGCGGGATTGGGCCGCAAGGGCCTGCTGGGCCACAGGGTCTGCAAGGATTGCAGGGGCCAGCGGGGCCGCAGGGAGCTACGGGTGCAACGGGAGCGACGGGACCGATGGGGCCTCAAGGGCCCGCTGTGGCGAATTACACGGGCAACTATTCGGCGGCGACGAACTATGGCTTGCATGATGCGGTGAGTTACGACGGCTCGACGTACATCTCGCTGGTCGCGGGAAATGTGGGGAATACGCCTTCGTCGAGCCCGACGCAGTGGGCGGTGCTTGCGGCGCAGGGGCCGGCTGGGCCAGCGGGTGCTACGGGTGCGACTGGTCTTCAGGGGCCTGCTGGGACTGCTGGTGCGCCGGGCGCTACGGGACCTGCCGGGCCTCCGATGAGCTTTATGGGTGAGTGGCTTTCGGGGACTTCGTATGCGGTGGGTAGTGCGGTGAGTTATGGAGGATCGAGCTATATTGCAACCGCTGCGAATGTGGGGCGAGAGCCGGATGTGAGTCCTGCCTACTGGGCGGTGCTTTCGCAGGCTGGTATACCGGGCGCGGCTGGCGCTACGGGTGCTGTAGGTCCACAAGGGCCTGCGGGCGCTGCGGGGGTGAACTTTCGCGGAGCGTGGAGTTCGGCGACCGGTTATCTGGCGAACGATGCGGTGACGTTTGGCGGCTCGACGTATCTTGCATTGACGGGGAGCCTGGCTTCGGAGCCGGATACTTCTCCGGCGCAGTGGGCGATGCTTGCTGCGAAGGGCGTTGCGGGGCCAACCGGACCTGCCGGAGCTGCGGCGACGGTGAGTATTGGCACGGTGACGACTGGTGCGGCGGGAACGCAGGCTTCGGTGACGAACAGTGGTACGGCGAATGCGGCGGTGCTGAACTTCACGATCCCGCAGGGTGCGACTGGTGCGAATGGCAGCGGCGGTGGCGGTGAGACGAGCGGGATTCCATTTTCTTCGATGTACCACGCGGTCTCATTTGCGACGAGCTACTATTCGGTGAACAACTCGAATGCGAGCGCGACTGAAGGCCAATCGGTGCTGACGTGGGTGCCTGCTGGCTGCACGGCTACTTCGCTTGCGGTTTATTCGACGCAGGGCAACACTATTACGGTAACGATGCGGCAGGGAGCTCCGGGTAGCATGGCGGATACTGCGCTGGCCTGCACGGCATCTTCCAACGCGAGTTGTACGGTTTCGGGGAGTATTGCGGTGGCTGCCGGGAGCTTTGTGGATCTGAGCATCAGTGGTGCGAATGGGACAGCGGCTGGGGTGTGGACGGCATTGTCCTGCAACTGA
- the pgm gene encoding phosphoglucomutase (alpha-D-glucose-1,6-bisphosphate-dependent), whose amino-acid sequence MSTTNQPGQPPLPENLVNIPRLITAFYALHPDPNVPAQRVAFGTSGHRGNAFASSFNEDHIAAITQAICDYRRQHDITGPLFLAQDTHALSEPAFTTALEVLAANHIETFVDAELAYTPTPALSHAILTYNRSHREHQADGIVITPSHNPPEDGGFKYNPPNGGPADTNATRWIENRANTLLHGKLEEVRRTTYARALAAETTHRHDYITAYVNDLSSVIDFDVLAGTTLRLAVDPLGGAGVHYWPRIAEQYNLALDILNRNVDPTFRFMTCDWDGRVRMDCSSPYAMASMIANKQKYDVAFAADTDHDRHGIVTRTTGLLNPNHYLAVCIQYLFTNRPGWAASVGIGKTLVSSSIIDRVAKGLNRPMLEVPVGFKWFVDGLIDGSLGFVGEESAGCTFLRRNGQVWTTDKDGLIPGLLAAEMTARTGRDPGEHYKALTEKYGNPVYQRIDAAATKEQKAKLAKLSPAQVTAKQLAGEPITAILTEAPGNHAPIGGLKVATENGWFAARPSGTEDVYKIYAESFKGPDHLKQIQNEAKAVVSAAIA is encoded by the coding sequence ATGAGCACAACCAATCAGCCCGGCCAGCCACCTCTTCCCGAAAACCTCGTCAACATCCCGCGGCTCATCACGGCCTTCTACGCACTGCATCCCGATCCCAACGTCCCCGCGCAGCGTGTCGCCTTCGGCACCTCCGGCCACCGTGGCAACGCCTTCGCGTCCTCGTTCAACGAAGACCACATCGCCGCCATCACCCAGGCCATCTGCGACTACCGCCGCCAGCACGACATCACCGGCCCACTCTTCCTCGCGCAGGACACGCACGCGCTCTCCGAACCCGCCTTCACCACCGCGCTCGAAGTCCTCGCCGCCAATCACATCGAGACCTTCGTCGACGCCGAGCTCGCCTACACCCCCACACCCGCGCTCTCGCACGCCATCCTCACCTACAACCGCTCACACCGCGAGCATCAGGCCGACGGCATCGTCATCACCCCATCGCACAATCCTCCCGAAGACGGCGGCTTCAAATACAACCCACCCAACGGCGGTCCAGCCGACACCAACGCCACGCGCTGGATTGAAAACCGCGCCAACACCCTGCTCCACGGCAAACTCGAAGAGGTCAGGCGCACCACCTACGCCCGCGCGCTCGCTGCCGAAACGACCCACCGCCACGACTACATCACCGCCTACGTCAACGACCTCTCCAGCGTCATCGACTTCGACGTTCTCGCCGGCACCACACTCAGGCTCGCCGTCGATCCGCTCGGCGGAGCAGGCGTCCACTACTGGCCGCGCATCGCCGAGCAATACAATCTCGCGCTCGACATCCTCAACCGCAACGTCGATCCCACCTTCCGCTTCATGACCTGCGACTGGGATGGCCGCGTCCGCATGGACTGCTCCAGCCCCTACGCGATGGCGTCGATGATCGCCAACAAGCAGAAGTACGACGTAGCCTTCGCCGCCGACACCGACCACGACCGCCACGGCATCGTCACCCGCACCACCGGCCTGCTCAACCCCAACCACTACCTCGCCGTCTGCATTCAATACCTCTTCACCAACCGTCCCGGCTGGGCCGCCAGCGTAGGCATCGGCAAAACGCTCGTCTCCTCGTCAATCATCGACCGCGTAGCCAAAGGCCTCAACCGCCCCATGCTCGAAGTCCCCGTCGGCTTCAAGTGGTTCGTCGACGGACTCATCGACGGCTCACTCGGCTTCGTCGGCGAAGAGTCTGCCGGCTGCACCTTCCTGCGCCGCAACGGCCAGGTCTGGACCACCGACAAAGACGGCCTCATCCCCGGCCTGCTCGCCGCTGAGATGACCGCCCGCACCGGCCGCGACCCCGGCGAACACTACAAAGCTCTCACCGAAAAGTATGGCAACCCCGTCTACCAGCGCATCGACGCAGCCGCGACCAAAGAGCAGAAAGCCAAGCTGGCTAAACTCTCACCCGCGCAAGTTACAGCCAAACAGCTCGCCGGAGAACCCATCACCGCCATCCTCACCGAAGCCCCCGGCAACCACGCTCCTATCGGCGGCCTGAAGGTCGCCACCGAAAACGGCTGGTTCGCCGCCCGCCCATCAGGGACCGAAGACGTCTACAAGATCTACGCCGAAAGCTTCAAAGGCCCCGACCACCTCAAGCAAATCCAGAACGAAGCCAAAGCCGTCGTCTCCGCCGCCATCGCATGA
- a CDS encoding EamA family transporter — protein sequence MTWVFWALLSATFAAGTALLAKVGVEGIDSNLATAIRTSVVVVVTWAIAIALEKHHAIAQIGRRGWIFLTLSGICTGLSWLCYFRALKLGPVSSVAPIDKLSIVLVVLGAWAFLGEGMSLMKLGAISLIAVGAIMLVFA from the coding sequence ATGACCTGGGTATTCTGGGCGCTACTCTCCGCTACCTTCGCCGCCGGCACGGCGCTGCTGGCTAAAGTCGGCGTCGAAGGCATTGACTCCAATCTCGCCACGGCCATTCGCACGTCGGTCGTGGTCGTCGTCACCTGGGCGATTGCCATCGCGCTCGAAAAGCACCACGCCATCGCGCAGATCGGCCGCCGAGGCTGGATCTTTCTGACACTCTCTGGCATCTGCACCGGCCTATCGTGGCTCTGCTACTTCCGCGCCTTGAAGCTCGGCCCAGTATCGAGCGTCGCGCCCATCGACAAACTCAGCATCGTGCTCGTCGTCCTCGGCGCCTGGGCCTTCCTCGGCGAAGGCATGTCGCTGATGAAACTCGGAGCAATTTCCCTCATCGCCGTCGGCGCCATCATGCTCGTCTTCGCATAA
- a CDS encoding HPF/RaiA family ribosome-associated protein: MQIQINPGKNVTLHSKLSNFVETELNRTLHRFDTQLTRVEVHLSGETRTKHARGKRCTLEARPRGLQPLVVTGTASNTQQCVTGAAEKMKRQLEATFGRLADRRFNAPEPAYSEAL; the protein is encoded by the coding sequence ATGCAGATTCAGATCAACCCTGGCAAAAACGTGACTCTCCACTCCAAACTCTCCAACTTCGTCGAAACCGAACTGAACCGCACACTCCACAGATTCGACACCCAGCTCACCCGGGTTGAAGTCCATCTGAGCGGCGAAACCCGCACCAAACACGCCCGAGGAAAACGCTGTACGCTCGAAGCCCGCCCCCGAGGGCTGCAACCCCTCGTCGTCACCGGCACAGCGTCCAACACACAACAGTGCGTCACCGGAGCAGCTGAAAAGATGAAACGTCAGCTCGAAGCCACCTTCGGACGCCTCGCCGACCGCCGCTTCAACGCCCCGGAACCTGCCTACTCCGAAGCTTTGTAA
- a CDS encoding redoxin domain-containing protein, whose amino-acid sequence MKKFLLAAILLVTSVPTICQESQSYHLGGQVMGFTVLNMKGHAVNYRNFKGKVTVVMFFSTRCPLSNAFNFRRNMLYREYKDRVQFIVVDSNGNESLAEVKQYAKDVGFAFPVYVDQKNAVSDRFGVLATTDNFLLDASGVMRYHGYIEDAPNPARTTKQGLKLAIDEVLAGKAVTMPETMARGCSVRRAKLKIHYIK is encoded by the coding sequence ATGAAGAAGTTCCTACTGGCTGCCATTCTTTTAGTAACATCAGTTCCCACGATATGTCAGGAGTCGCAGTCTTACCATCTGGGCGGACAGGTCATGGGATTCACCGTGCTCAATATGAAGGGACATGCGGTGAACTACCGGAATTTTAAGGGGAAGGTGACTGTGGTGATGTTTTTCTCAACCCGGTGTCCGCTTTCCAATGCTTTTAACTTCCGCAGAAATATGCTTTATCGGGAATACAAAGACAGAGTGCAGTTTATTGTTGTGGACTCCAACGGGAACGAATCTCTGGCAGAGGTGAAGCAGTATGCCAAAGATGTGGGCTTTGCCTTTCCGGTCTATGTCGACCAGAAGAATGCTGTGTCTGACCGGTTTGGAGTGCTTGCCACCACGGACAACTTTCTCCTGGACGCCTCTGGTGTGATGCGTTACCACGGCTACATTGAGGACGCACCTAACCCGGCACGCACGACAAAGCAAGGCCTTAAACTCGCGATTGATGAGGTGCTGGCTGGGAAGGCGGTAACCATGCCCGAGACAATGGCGCGAGGATGCTCTGTTCGAAGAGCCAAACTCAAAATCCATTACATAAAATGA